The Thunnus thynnus chromosome 22, fThuThy2.1, whole genome shotgun sequence genome includes a window with the following:
- the rpgrip1 gene encoding protein fantom, with amino-acid sequence MSPVMDETAGDLPVRDVGLMKGGLMPTVPDSLRDMKSWKRHHIMKIKDPQRLFRFPREHLEDLCLRLQEENSVLRQHTRTQEHRLRRMSNRLMRLRQTRPGSSGVKDREMEDTLQELEARVAMLESQKAVLQNKLSLAKQHIMDLGGRTPYRFSKGKSLEVEGGVRRAAQTAPPRYGPTLEDTRAEMERFRSSVTEQVRMSELELTTQALRDTLREKEKEFDGTMREMRKQQADRHRITIRENVDLIRLQKQLSDKSTALRVTQEKFNDLQEAFENQLEESQRSLKESQGALLEKVEELTEQLKQERQRALALEGQLNTSTLSLQTLDKLQERISDLEGERDLIKENYDTLLESTLSTQSIHDGQVVKHKEPDQKREESGENIFRRDVHRLEEMLQAEREDRGRLELEKEKLRQEKQILEEQRERESEFSGTMRDKRENLEREVLQYREQVSALQDRLDSVTKEFDMSVEELSEILLQIKAFRMQQESREGLRFLRADVNMGDSSHELTNIQASHAETVLELQKTRNLLLLEHRITKDLQEELNTVNQKMAREREEIRVRMTEKDKLLSKRALQINTLQAQLKELAYSPRNYNRTIPIQYTWPAGDQEVVQPIEDMSFSQLRAGESLLEIHLKAATFTPGGLRNMGNIYPELDRGEDIVTFCTYSLLDFEVHSTPLVSGSQPNYGFTSRYALTARDLGRLGGQGSRVRVELHQALGGVKFVTHGSGQMPLMGAMEKRGERISGRVTITGSEGVIVGVVDFWVRLFPPAEPMDTTVETAGDRRTVTQRSPVQISLGWQESSQEELHDYGGGIPNELVLVLERCVGLSPRWPGLLPDAYLTYRLYDLPPHVSQTVQCSADPVFNDTTSYPLAVTTDVLHYLRSSSLWVYVFDDSDDQIPPAYLAKTPIPLQTLATGREIRGDYVLRDPAGGPRGMVRVMLKWKYPFQPPADTLLGRQGRGVDRQDRAVESTEREERRREEAEVPQRPIAKPRVKTQLLEPGETKAVEKETKAWPRPPPVKQKDTRSEPTISVKPLAVRQSTDRKRSTKRSPDLYQGRPHVTPEPRLITPSHLPTSKRSSAKTSSRQSSATLSRGSSASDARTQDLPSLDQVSMDEEEEGEEKSESAAAGHSETTESSETSSSQSDIIVIPPRRKIRKGDKLRVEILSLVFEPSSHVAMDESVQRLYVEYRLLGVPMETTETPMSLRKPTEGEEIHYNFTRVIYVDGSQSAPLRQYLYTMLEGSDPNQGRLKFTVVSEPMDDDEECVDVGHAFLDLQELLLTGRDVIERQIDIVSVDEEKEVIGSLKVSLEAEKAFSGIYREFHQKHETKKEDETEEEEEEDEEEEEEEKEAQEEEREKKQIQGTDYDEDSDFY; translated from the exons atgtcaccagTTATGGACGAGACAGCGGGGGATCTCCCAGTCCGAGATGTGGGACTGATGAAAGGAGGACTTATGCCAACTGtcccag ATAGTCTACGTGATATGAAGTCATGGAAGAGGCATCATATCATGAAGATAAAAG atCCTCAGCGCCTGTTCCGGTTTCCCAGGGAACACCTGGAGGACCTGTGTCTCCGACTTCAGGAAGAGAACAGTGTGCTGAGACAGCACACGCGTACACAGGAGCACAGGCTCCGCAG AATGTCCAACAGACTGATGCGTCTTCGACAGACCCGGCCTGGATCTAGCGGTGTTAAGGACAGGGAAATGGAGGACACCTTACAGGAGCTGGAAGCCCGAGTGGCCATGCTGGAAAGCCAGAAAGCAGTGCTACAGAACAAACTCAGCCTGGCCAAGCAGCACATTATGGACCTGGGGGGACGCACACCATACAGGTTCAGCAAAG GTAAAAGTCTGGAAGTGGAGGGCGGAGTCAGGAGGGCAGCCCAGACAGCCCCGCCTCGCTATGGCCCCACGCTGGAGGACACCAGAGCAGAGATGGAAAGATT CAGGTCCAGTGTGACAGAGCAGGTGAGGATGTCAGAGCTGGAGCTGACTACCCAGGCTCtcagagacacactgagagagaaggagaaagagttTGATGGCACCatgagagagatgaggaagCAGCAGGCCGACAGACACAG AATAACTATCAGAGAGAACGTGGATCTGATCCGTCTACAAAAGCAGCTTTCAGACAAGAGCACTGCCCTGAGAGTCACCCAGGAGAAGTTCAATGACCTGCAAGAG GCATTTGAAAATCAGTTAGAGGAG AGTCAGAGGTCGCTGAAGGAAAGCCAGGGAGCTCTGCTGGAGAAAGTGGAGGAGCTGACTGAACAGCTGAagcaggagagacagagagcactGGCACTGGAGGGACAACTAAACACTTCCACCCTGTCTCTACAGACTCTGGACAAG CTACAGGAGAGGATATCAGacctggagggagagagggatctGATAAAAGAAAACTATGATACTCTACTAGAGAG TACTTTATCTACTCAAAGCATCCATGATGGCCAAGTGGTCAAACACAAGGAACCAGACCAGAAAAGGGAGGAATcaggagaaaacattttcaggaGGGATGTTCACAGACTGGAGGAAATGCTGCAGGCAGAGAGGGAAGATAGAGGCAGGCTGGAACTGGAGAAGGAGAAACTGAGACAAGAGAAGCAGATAttggaggagcagagggagcGAGAATCAG AGTTTTCTGGGACGATGAGAGACAAACGAGAGAATCTGGAACGTGAGGTTCTCCAGTACAGAGAGCAGGTGTCTGCTCTGCAGGACAGACTGGACTCTGTCACTAAG GAGTTTGACATGAGTGTTGAGGAGCTCAGTGAAATTCTTTTGCAGATCAAG GCGTTCAGGATGCAGCAGGAGAGCAGGGAGGGTCTGCGCTTTCTTAGGGCTGATGTGAACATGGGGGATTCATCCCATGAGCTGACAAACATCCAGGCATCGCATGCTGAGACTGTGCTGGAATTACAGAAAACCAGAAACCTCCTACTGCTGGAGCACCGTATCACTAAAGACCTGCAG GAAGAGTTAAACACAGTCAACCAAAAGATggcgagagagagggaggagatcAGGGTGAGGATGACGGAGAAAGACAAACTTTTATCAAAAAGAGCTCTTCAGATCAACACTTTACAAG CCCAGTTGAAAGAGTTGGCGTACAGCCCCAGGAACTACAATCGGACCATACCAATACAGTACACCTGGCCAGCTGGAGATCAGGAGGTGGTACAGCCCATTGAAGACATGTCTTTTTCTCAGCTGAGGGCCGGGGAGTCACTGTTGGAAATTCACcttaag GCTGCCACCTTCACTCCAGGAGGACTTCGAAATATGGGCAACATTTATCCAGAATTGGACAGAGGTGAGGACATCGTGACCTTCTGCACCTACAGCCTCTTGGACTTTGAGGTGCACTCCACTCCCCTGGTGTCAGGCAGCCAACCCAACTATGGCTTCACCTCCCGCTATGCTCTCACAGCCCGCGACCTGGGCAGGCTGGGAGGCCAGGGGTCAAGGGTCAGAGTGGAGCTCCACCAGGCATTGGGAGGGGTTAAGTTTGTGACGCATGGAAGTGGGCAGATGCCCCTCATGGGTGCcatggagaagagaggagagcgCATCAGTGGACGTGTCACTATCACAG GCTCTGAGGGTGTTATTGTTGGCGTTGTGGATTTCTGGGTGCGCCTGTTCCCTCCTGCAGAACCTATGGACACCACGGTGGAGACAGCAGGTGACAGGAGGACAGTGACACAGAGGAGTCCTGTGCAGATCTCTCTTGGCTGGCAAGAAAGCAGTCAGgag GAATTACATGACTACGGTGGAGGGATACCCAATGAGTTGGTGCTAGTGTTGGAACGCTGTGTGGGCCTCAGTCCACGCTGGCCAGGACTACTTCCTGATGCCTACCTCACCTACAGGCTCTATGACCTGCCGCCTCATGTCTCTCAAACAGTCCAGTGCTCTGCTGACCCGGTGTTCAATGATACCACCAGTTATCCACTAGCAGTAACAACTGATGTGTTGCACTACCTGAG GTCTAGCAGTCTGTGGGTGTATGTGTTTGATGACAGCGATGACCAGATACCACCAGCCTATCTGGCCAAGACCCCCATTCCACTGCAAACTCTGGCTACAGGCAGAGAGAtcagag GTGACTATGTTCTGCGGGATCCAGCCGGTGGACCGCGGGGCATGGTCAGGGTCATGTTAAAATGGAAGTACCCCTTTCAACCACCCGCAGACACCCTGCTTGGGAGACAGGGAAGGGGAGTGGACAGACAGGACAGAGCAGTGGAAAGCACggaaagggaggagaggaggagagaggaggctgagGTGCCACAGAGGCCCATAGCCAAGCCCAGAGTGAAg ACTCAGTTACTTGAACCAGGAGAAACCAAAGCAgtggagaaagagacaaaagccTGG CCTCGGCCTCCACCTGTCAAACAGAAGGACACAAGATCGGAGCCAACCATCTCTGTGAAACCACTGGCTGTTCGCCAGtccacagacaggaagagatcCACCAAGAGGTCACCTGACCTTTATCAGGGGAGACCCCATGTGACGCCTGAGCCACGACTGATTACACCCTCTCATTTGCCAACTAGCAA GAGATCTTCAGCAAAAACGTCTTCCAGACAATCATCAGCCACACTGTCGAGGGGAAGCTCTGCCAGCGATGCCAGGACTCAG GACCTTCCCTCTCTGGATCAAGTGTCAatggatgaagaggaggagggagaggagaagagtgaGAGTG ctgctgcaggtcACAGTGAAACCACAGAATCTTCAGAGACAAGCTCCTCACAAAGCGACATCATCGTCATTCCCCCAAGACGAAAAATAAGAAAG GGAGACAAGCTGAGAGTCGAGATTTTGTCTTTGGTATTTGAACCATCCTCTCATGTGGCAATGGACGAGTCAGTGCAGCGTCTTTATGTGGAATATCGGCTGCTGGGTGTCCCGATGGAGACGACGGAAACACCAATGTCACTCCGCAAACCCACAGAGGGGGAGGAGATTCACTACAACTTCACACGAG tGATCTATGTGGATGGTTCACAGTCAGCTCCTCTCAGACAGTATCTTTACACCATGCTGGAGGGCAGTGACCCCAACCAGGGCAG GTTAAAGTTCACAGTTGTCAGTGAGCCGATGGATGATGACGAGGAGTGTGTGGACGTTGGACATGCTTTTCTGGACCTACAGGAACTGTTGCTCACAGGAAGGGATGTTATCGAACGACAAATTGACA TTGTGAGCGTGGATGAAGAGAAGGAGGTGATAGGAAGTCTCAAAGTGTCTCTGGAAGCAGAGAAAGCCTTCAGTGGTATATACAGGGAGTTTCACCAGAAACACGAGACCAAGAAAGAAGatgagacagaagaagaagaagaagaggatgaggaggaggaggaggaggagaaagaggcacaagaggaagagagggagaaaaagcaGATACAAGGGACAGATTATGATGAGGACAGTGACTTCTACTGA
- the LOC137174954 gene encoding PC-esterase domain-containing protein 1A-like produces the protein MKEIMKCVSHQQASLLFHNKFIVVLGDSIQRSVYKDLVLLLQKEKYLTLKQLKTKGEMSFEQDCLVEGGRLNQMHNGTEYREVRQFQSAHHLVRFYFVTRIYSRYMQSILDDFRHGLKPDVVIANSCVWDISRYTSCWIDDYKENLYRFFDELSGILPEESLFIWNLTMPLGERIKGGFLVPEIQYKAPQLRYDVIEANFYSGALANGYGMDVLDLHFQFRFSLQHRTQDGVHWNALAHRRITSLLSQHAAQAWGVSCPLATVEHAVTDQQPACGNSTRHTGLFQVQAATDYHYPPPSNYFSMTEWHPTKGHYSGYREEFSSDSLPFGYLDFEKNPQAHRHETERACRPSVQTQPHLPAQRHQDKRGNRNRNGFSYKPSRHFEPYNVPHQYVMRSRHTRHQYTPYTHHRPSQHARHGHYY, from the exons ATG AAGGAGATAATGAAGTGTGTGAGCCACCAGCAGGCCAGCCTGCTGTTCCACAACAAGTTCATTGTGGTGCTGGGAGACTCCA TTCAGCGGTCAGTGTACAAAGACCTTGTTCTGCTGTTGCAGAAGGAGAAATATCTCACCTTAAAACAACTGAAGACCAAG GGTGAGATGAGCTTTGAACAGGACTGCCTGGTAGAAGGGGGTCGTCTGAACCAAATGCACAATGGAACGGAGTACCGGGAGGTCCGGCAGTTTCAGTCCGCCCACCACTTGGTCCGTTTTTATTTTGTGACGCGCATCTACTCGCGCTATATGCAGAGCATCCTAGATGACTTCCGGCACGGGTTAAAACCAGATGTGGTCATTGCCAACTCCTGTGTTTGGGATATTTCCAG ATACACTTCCTGTTGGATCGATGACTACAAGGAGAACCTTTATAGGTTCTTTGACGAGCTGAGTGGGATTCTGCCGGAGGAATCCCTGTTCATATGGAACCTCACCATGCCCCTGGGAGAGAGGATCAAAGGTGGTTTCCTGGTCCCTGAG ATTCAATACAAGGCTCCTCAGCTGCGTTACGATGTGATTGAAGCCAACTTCTACAGCGGGGCTCTGGCTAATGGCTATGGGATGGACGTGTTGGACCTCCACTTCCAGTTCCGCTTCTCCCTGCAGCACCGCACGCAGGACGGAGTCCACTGGAACGCCCTCGCCCACCGCAGGATAACCTCCCTGCTGTCACAACATGCTGCGCAGGCCTGGGGTGTGTCCTGTCCTCTGGCTACTGTTG agCATGCTGTTACTGATCAGCAGCCAGCCTGTGGAAATTCTACCAGACACACAG GACTGTTTCAAGTACAGGCTGCCACCGACTATCACTACCCTCCTCCTAGCAACTATTTTTCCATGACAG AGTGGCACCCAACAAAGGGACATTACAGCGGCTACAGGGAGGAGTTCAGTAGTGATTCCCTCCCTTTTGGCTACTTGGACTTTGAGAAGAACCCACAGGCACATCGGCATGAGACCGAAAGAGCTTGCAGACCTTCAGTCCAGACACAGCCTCATCTACCAGCCCAGAGACATCAAGATAAACGtggaaatagaaatagaaatg GTTTCAGCTACAAGCCTTCCCGCCACTTCGAGCCCTACAACGTGCCCCATCAGTACGTGATGAGGAGCCGACACACCAGACACCAATATACTCCGTACACCCATCACAGACCCAGTCAACACGCCCGTCATGGCCACTACTACTAA
- the btr33 gene encoding E3 ubiquitin-protein ligase TRIM39 → MASSSTLLSEMQFQCCICQDVFSEPVSIPCGHSFCFTCITSYWDHSLSISCPKCQTVFEGRPELCENSFAKEMSEQIRARKQNGKTSVPVKSIHCDVCVGKQTKALKSCLVCLTSYCESHLEPHLRVATLKIHKLIEPVALLENRMCKKHQRLLELFCRSDQRYVCVLCTETDHRCHDIVPVERESQQRKAQMKRTEAHVQQMIQERLQKVEEIEHSVELSKENSKRDIMESMKIFSALFRSLERTQAELVETIQRKQAAAEQRAERLITELQLEITELERRRSEMEQLSHTDDHLHLLQRFPALSSPSTTKACSDIIVHSDTCLGTARRALANIEQQLQSALKKLSMQEQEKMQQYAVDVHLDPRTANTWLVLSDGGRKVWDGDVEQNLVDLPERFDTAPCVLATRGFTTGRHYWEVDVGDKTAWDLGVARESVNRKGLVTLSPEDGYWTICLRKGSEYRACAGQAELLCLSQGPQVIGVFLDYEDGTVSFYNAEDKSHIYSFPQFQFTEAMFPFFNPEMSDSGSNTSPLIIRPVSGGDLDDITI, encoded by the exons ATGGCTTCTTCCAGCACTCTCTTGTCAGAGATGCAGTTTCAGTGTTGCATCTGTCAGGATGTTTTTTCTGAGCCGGTCTCAATCCCCTGTGGTCACAGCTTCTGCTTCACCTGCATCACATCATACTGGGACCACAGCCTTTCCATCAGCTGTCCAAAATGTCAGACGGTCTTCGAGGGCCGCCCAGAGCTTTGTGAAAACTCTTTTGCCAAGGAGATGTCTGAGCAGATCCGAGCAAGAAAGCAAAACGGCAAGACATCAGTGCCAGTAAAATCTATAcattgtgatgtgtgtgttgggaaGCAAACAAAAGCCCTGAAGTCCTGCCTTGTGTGTCTGACTTCGTACTGTGAGAGTCACCTGGAGCCTCACCTGAGAGTTGCAACCTTGAAGATTCACAAACTGATAGAACCTGTGGCCTTGCTGGAGAACCGGATGTGTAAAAAGCACCAACGGCTCCTGGAGCTGTTCTGCAGGAGTGACCagaggtatgtgtgtgtcctgtgcACCGAGACCGACCACCGCTGTCACGACATCGTCCCAGTAGAGCGAGAGAGTCAACAGAGGAAG GCTCAGATGAAAAGGACCGAGGCTCACGTTCAGCAGATGATCCAGGAAAGACTGCAGAAAGTGGAGGAAATTGAACATTCTGTGGAGCTCAGCAAA GAGAACTCAAAGAGAGACATAATGGAAAGCATGAAGATCTTCTCCGCTCTGTTTCGTTCCCTGGAGAGAACTCAGGCTGAGCTTGTGGAGACGATCCAGAGGAagcaggcagcagcagagcagagagcgGAGAGGCTCatcacagagctgcagctgGAAATCACTGAgctggagaggagaagaagtgAGATGGAGCAGCTTTCTCACACTGACGACCACCTCCATCTTCTGCAG AGGTTTCCAGCTCTGAGTTCTCCTTCAACCACTAAGGCCTGCTCTGACATCATCGTCCATTCAGACACGTGTTTGGGAACTGCAAGGAGAGCACTGGCCAACATTGAGCAGCAGCTGCAATCAGCTTTGAAAAAGCTTTCCATGCAAG AGCAAGAAAAGATGCAGCAGTATGCAG TTGATGTTCATCTGGACCCCAGGACAGCCAACACGTGGCTAGTCCTGTCTGATGGTGGGAGAAAAGTCTGGGATGGAGATGTTGAACAGAACCTGGTGGACCTGCCTGAACGTTTTGACACGGCACCATGTGTGCTGGCCACCAGG GGTTTCACCACAGGGAGGCACTACTGGGAGGTGGACGTGGGAGACAAGACAGCGTGGGACCTGGGTGTGGCCAGAGAGTCAGTCAACAGGAAGGGTTTGGTCACACTGAGCCCAGAGGACGGTTATTGGACTATTTGTTTGAGGAAGGGCAGTGAGTACCGGGCATGTGCAGGACAGGCAGAGCTGCTGTGTCTCTCTCAGGGGCCACAAGTTATTGGGGTGTTTTTGGATTACGAAGACGGGACGGTGTCCTTCTACAATGCAGAAGACAAATCACACATCTATTCCTTCCCACAGTTCCAATTCACTGAGGCcatgtttcccttttttaacCCAGAAATGAGCGACAGCGGCAGCAACACATCACCACTCATCATCCGCCCTGTCAGTGGAGGTGATTTAGATGATATTACAATATGA